From Puniceicoccus vermicola, a single genomic window includes:
- a CDS encoding type II toxin-antitoxin system RelE/ParE family toxin: MRSIQFYRQQSGACPVEDFLESLDGKQAQKVAWVLDLVRTLPRPPTQYFKKLVGTELWEVRVEFGGNAFRILGFMDGENLVVLASGFAKKTQKTPKQEIETAERRRKDYFLRKG; the protein is encoded by the coding sequence GTGCGATCAATCCAATTCTACAGGCAGCAATCTGGAGCCTGCCCGGTTGAGGATTTTCTTGAATCTCTCGATGGCAAGCAGGCCCAAAAAGTTGCCTGGGTGCTCGATCTGGTCCGCACCCTTCCAAGGCCACCGACTCAGTACTTCAAGAAATTGGTAGGAACGGAGCTCTGGGAGGTTCGAGTCGAGTTCGGAGGCAACGCCTTCCGGATTCTCGGTTTCATGGACGGCGAAAATCTCGTCGTTCTCGCCAGCGGCTTTGCCAAAAAGACTCAGAAAACACCGAAACAGGAAATCGAAACGGCGGAGCGCCGGCGAAAAGATTACTTCTTAAGAAAAGGATGA